From Triticum aestivum cultivar Chinese Spring chromosome 4A, IWGSC CS RefSeq v2.1, whole genome shotgun sequence, a single genomic window includes:
- the LOC123086538 gene encoding L-type lectin-domain containing receptor kinase IX.1: protein MAEITPATACALLLVLFVCCHLPPPAASLFFNYSTFSSQDQKDFRIEGDASFSVGRIDVSANRIDGIGNSAGRVSYNAQPMLLWDKATGEVASFTTRFSFAIGIPNINNKGKGMAFFLAGYPSLLPYDSYGFDLGLTNQSTDATATGDSRFVAVEFDTFNDTQVSDPDATYDHLGIDVNSVRSVVTKSLPSFSLMGNMTALIQYDNVSSLLSLTLWLGDGRGRNYSLSSKVDLKSALPEQVAVGFSAGTSSSVELHQLSSWYFSSSLEPKAVTVGPPSPGPGSGSGSHSSGVIAGASAGATLFLVLVIVTAVILIRRRGNKKKKREVEEDDMGSEDEDGDPAVEIEMGSTGPRRFPYQELVDATRNFAADEKLGQGGFGAVYRGNLKEPGLAVAIKRFSKDSSMQGKREYTSEINVISKLRHRNLVQLVGWCHGRNELLLVYELMPNRSLDIHLHGKGTFLTWPMRMKIVTGLGSALLYLHEEWEQCVVHRDIKPSNVMLDESFGAKLGDFGLARFIDHAVGTQTMTAVSGTPGYVDPQSMITGRASAESDVYSFGVLLLEVACGRRPVSLLHDPAEKNGLFRLVEWVWDLYGRGALLDGADERLDGEYDKAEVERVMVAGLWCAHPDPSARPSMRAAMAVLQSKDGNQLPVLPASMPVPTYGPLVSLPSGLSSFSVTQSTSTSGYGTHTSTSSDVSTIGSKDSSSLLKHQYS, encoded by the exons ATGGCCGAGATCACGCCGGCAACCGCCTGtgctctcctcctcgtcctctttgtTTGCTGCCACCTGCCTCCTCCCGCCGCTTCCCTCTTCTTCAACTACTCCACTTTCAGCTCTCAAGATCAGAAGGACTTCAGGATCGAAGGGGACGCCTCCTTCAGCGTCGGGCGGATCGACGTCAGCGCCAACAGGATCGACGGCATCGGCAACAGCGCGGGCCGGGTGTCCTACAACGCCCAGCCGATGCTGCTCTGGGACAAGGCCACGGGCGAGGTGGCGAGCTTCACCACGCGTTTCTCCTTCGCCATCGGCATCCCCAACATCAACAACAAGGGGAAAGGCATGGCCTTCTTCCTCGCCGGCTACCCGTCGCTCCTGCCGTACGATTCCTACGGCTTCGACCTcggcctcaccaaccagagcaCCGACGCCACGGCGACAGGGGACAGCCGGTTCGTCGCCGTCGAGTTCGACACCTTCAACGACACCCAGGTATCCGATCCCGACGCCACCTATGACCACCTCGGCATCGACGTCAACTCCGTCCGATCCGTGGTAACCAAGTCCCTGCCGAGCTTCAGCCTCATGGGGAACATGACCGCTCTCATACAGTACGACAACGTTTCCAGCCTTCTGTCCCTGACGCTGTGGCTCGGCGATGGCCGAGGCCGGAATTACAGCCTTAGCTCCAAGGTAGACCTCAAGAGCGCATTGCCGGAGCAGGTCgccgtcggcttctccgccgggaCGTCTTCGTCCGTGGAGCTACATCAGCTAAGTTCATGGTACTTCAGCTCGTCCTTGGAACCGAAGGCGGTCACCGTCGGCCCACCCTCCCCTGGGCCTGGCAGTGGCAGTGGCAGCCACAGTTCAGGAGTTATAGCGGGAGCGAGCGCCGGCGCGACACTGTTCCTGGTGCTCGTCATCGTCACCGCAGTAATCTTGATACGTCGTCGtgggaacaagaagaagaagcGAGAGGTCGAGGAGGATGACATGGGCtcggaggacgaggacggcgatCCGGCGGTGGAGATTGAGATGGGGAGCACGGGACCGAGGCGATTTCCGTACCAGGAGCTGGTGGATGCGACGAGGAACTTCGCGGCAGATGAGAAGCTCGGGCAAGGCGGCTTTGGCGCGGTGTACCGAGGCAACCTCAAAGAGCCTGGCCTCGCCGTGGCTATAAAGCGGTTCTCCAAGGATTCGTCGATGCAGGGGAAGAGGGAGTACACGTCAGAGATCAACGTGATAAGCAAGCTGCGGCACCGGAACCTGGTGCAGCTCGTCGGGTGGTGCCACGGCCGCAACGAGCTCCTGCTCGTCTACGAGCTCATGCCCAACCGCAGCCTAGACATCCATCTCCACGGCAAGGGCACCTTCTTGACATGGCCGATGAG GATGAAGATAGTAACCGGGCTGGGCTCGGCACTGCTGTACCTCCACGAGGAGTGGGAGCAATGCGTGGTGCACCGCGACATCAAGCCGAGCAACGTGATGCTGGACGAGTCCTTCGGCGCCAAGCTAGGGGACTTCGGGCTGGCGAGGTTCATCGACCACGCCGTCGGGACGCAGACGATGACCGCCGTGTCGGGGACACCGGGCTACGTGGACCCGCAGTCCATGATCACTGGCAGGGCCAGCGCGGAGTCCGACGTTTACAGCTTCGGCGTCCTCCTGCTGGAGGTTGCATGCGGAAGGAGGCCGGTGAGTCTGCTGCATGATCCGGCCGAGAAGAACGGGCTGTTCCGGCTGGTCGAGTGGGTCTGGGACCTGTATGGTCGGGGAGCCCTTCTGGACGGGGCCGACGAGCGGCTCGACGGCGAGTACGACAAGGCGGAGGTGGAGCGCGTGATGGTCGCCGGGCTCTGGTGCGCGCACCCGGACCCGAGCGCGCGGCCGTCCATGAGAGCAGCCATGGCCGTGCTCCAGTCCAAGGATGGTAATCAGCTGCCGGTGCTCCCCGCCAGTATGCCC